A single Lolium perenne isolate Kyuss_39 chromosome 6, Kyuss_2.0, whole genome shotgun sequence DNA region contains:
- the LOC127308102 gene encoding soluble inorganic pyrophosphatase 1, producing the protein MAEDKTDHPRLNERILSSLSRRSVAAHSWHDLEIGPGAPQVFNVVVEITKGSKVKYELDKKTGMIKVDRILYSSVVYPHNYGFVPRTLCEDGDPIDVLVLMQEPVIPGCFLRAKAIGLMPMIDQGEKDDKIIAVCVDDPEYRHFNDLKELSPHRLAEIRRFFEDYKKNENKEVAVNDFLSSNTAQDAIKHSMDLYAEYIMQSLKN; encoded by the exons ATGGCTGAAGACAAGACGGATCATCCGAGGCTGAACGAGCGCATCCTGTCATCCCTCTCAAGGCGATCTGTCGCTGCACATTCCTGGCATGATCTGGAGATAG GACCTGGAGCCCCTCAGGTCTTCAACGTT GTTGTTGAGATCACAAAAGGGAGCAAAGTTAAgtatgaacttgacaagaagacTGGCATGATCAAG GTTGACAGGATTCTGTACTCATCCGTAGTCTACCCACACAATTATGGTTTTGTACCGCGGACGCTGTGTGAAGATGGGGATCCAATTGATGTATTGGTCCTGATGCAG GAACCAGTGATACCTGGTTGCTTTCTTCGAGCTAAAGCCATTGGGCTTATGCCCATGATTGATCAG GGTGAGAAAGATGATAAGATCATTGCAGTTTGCGTTGACGATCCAGAGTACCGCCATTTCAATGATCTTAAGGAGCTCTCTCCCCATCGCCTAGCTGAAATCCGCCGCTTCTTCGAAGATT ACAAGAAGAATGAGAATAAGGAGGTTGCTGTAAATGACTTCTTGTCATCGAACACTGCGCAGGACGCCATTAAGCACTCCAT GGACCTATACGCTGAATATATCATGCAAAGTCTGAAGAACTAG
- the LOC127308104 gene encoding uncharacterized protein: protein MPPKAPARKMRAKKTKPPGMSNAEWAADEQRRDVETSARAERVKRAAAKRSAEAAQEEQARLISMAYSGGMFPGQWPTQGTTSSPSSFSPSLYSPSPTAVFQEGAYVQPSKPTPSPPELGVGGGGLFEDTSPAMRRGPLAFGAMAAPNEEEIHEMITSGTTAAAASPGFFMTAAAACPGFFTQEETRATAAVAARNEHREDVADGSQAVEEEGEEEEEPTQAAANLSKGKKKRKKDSPPAEPRIKWTPKEEECLAEAWMTVSTNGIIGANQSFDTYWLRVKQAYEERKLVDPYFNKTNMNVFRGDKAMATHWGLMQTACSKWHGIQEECEKRPISGHDMEQKLRRALDMYTDDTSLQFKFLNVYARLEKCEKWKEVRTTLSKSKTEQYNPDAPAASAAEGRPELGQKKLKELKKTGNPADRMQSSIDKCWADLRTHADGRNDKFDGRWREMLANQGVRIALLKTTAAAKKRNTDLAFLMGGGDMELMDEETRNWYQGHRNDILRATPASPSSSPPAHTSSSSPSTSSTAAASTSTAAGSSSAAAAASATTCEETGPSDEAAPAGTADEPVSV from the exons atgccgccgaaggcgccggcgaggaagatgcgggcgaagaagacgaagccgccgggcatgtcgaacgccgagtgggcggcggacgagcaaCGGCGCGACGTGGAaacaagcgccagggcggagagggtgaaaagagccgccgccaagaggtcggcggaggcggcccaggaggaacaagcgaggctgatcagcatggcctatagcggcggcatgttccccggccaatggccgacgcaaggtacaacaagttccccgtcttccttctcgccttcgctgtactcgccgtcgccgactgccgtgttccaagagggcgcctacgtccaaccgtccaagcccacaccgtcgccgcccgagcttggCGTCGGCGGTGGCGGCCTGTTCGAGGACACCTCGCCGGCcatgcgacgagggccgctcgcgttcggtgcgatggcggcgccgaacgaagaggagatccacgagatgatcacctccggcaccaccgccgccgctgcgagcccgggattcttcatgaccgccgccgctgcgtgcccggggttcttcacgcaagaggagacgagggcgacggcagctgtggcggcgcgcaacgagcatcgcgaggatgttgccgacggaagccaagccgtcgaagaagaaggcgaggaagaagaagagccaactcaagccgccgccaacctgtcgaaggggaagaagaagaggaagaaggactcgccgcctgccgaaccgcgtatcaaatggacgccgaaggaagaggagtgcctcgccgaagcttggatgaccgtgtccacgaacggcataatcggggccaatcagtcgttcgacacatattggcttcgagtgaagcaggcgtacgaggagcgcaaactcgtcgatccctacttcaacaagacgaacatgaacgtgttccggggagacaaggcaatggccacccattgggggctcatgcagacggcgtgcagcaaatggcacggcatacaggaggagtgcgagaaacggccgatcagcggccacgacatggagcaaaag ctgcgccgagctttggacatgtacacggacgacaccagcctgcagttcaagttcctcaacgtctacgcccgcctcgagaagtgcgagaagtggaaggaagtccgcacgaccctgtcgaagagcaagaccgagcagtacaaccccgacgctccggcggcaagcgcggcggaagggcgccctgaactcggccagaagaagctcaaagagctcaaaaagacgggcaatcccgccgacaggatgcagtcgtcgatcgacaagtgctgggccgacttgaggacgcacgccgacgggaggaacgacaagttcgacggcaggtggcgggagatgctcgccaaccaaggcgtccggatcgccctgctgaagacgacggcggcggcgaagaagaggaacacagacttggcgttcctcatgggcggcggcgacatggaactgatggacgaggagacgaggaattggtaccagggccaccgcaacgacatcctccgagccactccggccagtccttcgtcgtctccgccggctcatacctcgtcttcctcaccatctacctcgtcgactgcggctgcttcgacgtccactgccgctggttcatcatccgccgccgcagccgcttcggccacgacgtgtgaggaaactggtccgtcggacgaAGCCGcgccggccgggactgccgacgagcctgtttccgtgtaa